The following proteins are encoded in a genomic region of Lactiplantibacillus plantarum:
- a CDS encoding alpha/beta hydrolase: MKGKIILMKRWRTVIQLLLIVFVIGAAVILVGARNHDTKITKVTSQLTPRSARILKNQYDQSKTATVFLHGYNGGAYSTNYLIRKAEKAGAAQKALVVHVYKNGVMAFKGYWQKSIKNPMVQVVFQDNHASQKAQIYWLHQVLVQLKAKYGVKAYNAVGHSLGANDIVNQALKYGHDKRLPTLNKIVTIGGPFDGLTGFLSTQTEATVRRLDVKPSRFTKHFSEMLKYRHNFPDNVKLLNVYGDTNTGYNNDGFVGVASARSIRYLLRGKLAQYQEAFYSGEQAAHCALNQNPSVAHKMIAFLW; the protein is encoded by the coding sequence ATGAAGGGTAAGATAATTTTGATGAAACGTTGGCGAACGGTGATTCAATTGTTATTGATTGTTTTTGTTATCGGTGCGGCTGTGATTTTAGTTGGGGCCCGGAATCATGATACCAAGATTACGAAAGTAACGAGTCAATTGACACCGCGTTCTGCACGAATATTAAAGAATCAATATGACCAGTCAAAGACAGCGACGGTCTTTTTACATGGCTACAATGGTGGGGCGTATTCGACGAACTATCTGATTCGTAAAGCCGAAAAAGCGGGGGCTGCCCAAAAAGCGTTAGTGGTGCACGTGTACAAGAATGGTGTGATGGCCTTTAAGGGTTATTGGCAAAAGTCAATCAAGAATCCGATGGTTCAAGTTGTTTTTCAAGATAATCACGCCTCACAAAAAGCCCAGATCTATTGGTTACACCAAGTCTTAGTCCAACTAAAAGCGAAGTATGGCGTCAAAGCTTATAATGCGGTTGGTCATTCCCTCGGGGCCAATGATATTGTCAATCAGGCATTGAAGTATGGGCATGACAAACGCTTACCAACGTTGAATAAAATCGTGACGATTGGCGGACCGTTCGATGGCCTGACCGGGTTTCTGAGCACGCAGACGGAAGCAACGGTCCGGCGCTTGGATGTTAAACCAAGTCGTTTCACGAAGCATTTTTCAGAAATGCTCAAGTATCGCCACAATTTTCCAGACAACGTGAAACTACTCAATGTCTATGGAGATACAAACACGGGGTATAACAATGATGGTTTTGTGGGTGTCGCTTCAGCGCGCTCAATTCGGTACTTGTTGCGCGGAAAATTAGCACAGTATCAAGAAGCTTTCTACAGTGGGGAACAGGCGGCGCATTGCGCGTTGAATCAGAATCCAAGTGTCGCTCACAAGATGATTGCCTTTTT